The Pyrus communis chromosome 2, drPyrComm1.1, whole genome shotgun sequence genome includes a window with the following:
- the LOC137725672 gene encoding uncharacterized protein, with protein sequence MSTRGARAPHARGRRRKNELNLDLNSAPPGDSREQEGTSTQSVPQNNQATLQVQPIPPNTIDVEAIDDDVIESSPTAFAEAKNNSRRNRRTVVDVESERTARVTQNKRRRVGPNQTIINCDFYINLESNSNSTSTKQNVTQPPPPPPPPKEPTFTCPICMAPLVEEMSTKCGHIFCKACIKAAIGAQGKCPTCRRKVTMKELIRVFLPTTC encoded by the exons ATGAGCACTCGGGGGGCCAGGGCGCCACATGCAAGAGGGCGGCGAAGAAAGAATGAGTTGAACTTGGACCTCAATAGTGCCCCACCTGGTGACAGTCGGGAACAGGAGGGAACTTCAACTCAGTCAGTGCCTCAGAATAATCAAGCGACTTTGCAAGTTCAGCCCATACCACCTAATACGATTGATGTTGAGGCTATTGATGATGATGTTATTGAATCCAGCCCCACGGCTTTTGCTGAG GCTAAAAACAATTCCAGAAGGAACCGGAGGACTGTTGTTGATGTGGAATCAG AACGGACGGCTAGGGTCACTCAGAACAAGCGCAGAAGAGTTGGaccaaaccaaacaattattaatTGTGATTTTTACATAAATCTGGAAAGCAATAGCAACTCCACCTCCACG AAACAGAATGTTACACAGccgcctccaccaccaccaccaccaaaggAGCCCACCTTTACCTGTCCCATTTGCATGGCTCCTTTAGTTGAGGAGATGTCAACAAAATGTGGCCACATTTTCTGTAAGGCTTGCATTAAAGCTGCAATAGGTGCGCAGGGCAAATGCCCTACCTGTAGGAGAAAAGTAACTATGAAAGAACTGATTAGGGTATTCCTCCCTACGACCTGTTGA
- the LOC137724790 gene encoding uncharacterized protein, producing MENKRVLLVFIVFVGFLVSSEGMTSTSEKEKKLEEVYDAKNYGGYGGYGGYGGPFGGYGGPYGGYDGGYGGPYGGYGGGVLPLIPLIRSLLPLPFPGIPGLGRLGFGFPGILSEDQGGKGYDNYRRGYYGGKGDDNYPGSDYDGKGDDPYPRGCYGSRKGDDPYPRGGYGGRKGDDRHPRGDYGGKGDDRNLRGDHGGKDDNGGKGDDSDHGGKGERSKDDHGEKEHSEDDHGGKGDRSEDDNGKKGDHSKEHNGKKGDRSKDDQRGKEDRSKDDRDERGDHHKDDQRRKGDRPKDDHGGKGDNPKYDYGRKGGIPKYDDGGKGVGGAGGGGYP from the coding sequence ATGGAGAACAAAAGGGTGTTGCTTGTTTTCATTGTCTTTGTAGGGTTTCTTGTGAGTTCTGAAGGGATGACCAGTACTAGtgagaaggaaaagaaattaGAGGAGGTCTATGATGCCAAAAATTATGGGGGATACGGTGGATATGGAGGATATGGGGGGCCATTTGGAGGCTATGGTGGCCCTTATGGAGGATATGATGGAGGATATGGCGGCCCATATGGAGGATATGGAGGTGGGGTGCTGCCATTGATTCCATTGATTAGGAGTTTGCTTCCATTGCCATTTCCTGGTATACCTGGGCTGGGACGATTGGGGTTCGGTTTCCCTGGGATACTTTCAGAAGATCAGGGTGGGAAAGGATATGATAATTACCGTAGAGGTTATTATGGCGGGAAGGGAGATGATAATTACCCTGGAAGTGATTATGACGGGAAGGGAGATGATCCTTACCCTAGAGGTTGCTATGGCAGCCGGAAAGGAGATGATCCTTACCCTAGAGGTGGCTATGGCGGCCGGAAAGGAGATGATCGTCACCCTAGAGGTGATTATGGCGGGAAGGGAGATGATCGGAACCTTAGAGGTGATCATGGCGGAAAAGATGACAATGGTGGTAAGGGAGATGATAGTGATCACGGAGGCAAAGGAGAACGCTCCAAAGATGATCATGGTGAAAAGGAACATTCCGAAGATGATCATGGCGGAAAAGGAGACCGTTCCGAAGATGATAACGGGAAGAAAGGTGACCATTCTAAAGAACATAACGGTAAGAAAGGAGACCGTTCGAAAGATGACCAACGTGGGAAAGAAGATCGTTCTAAAGACGATCGAGATGAAAGAGGAGATCATCATAAAGATGACCAACGTAGAAAAGGAGACCGTCCTAAAGATGACCACGGTGGGAAGGGAGACAACCCCAAGTATGATTATGGTAGGAAAGGAGGCATTCCAAAATATGATGACGGCGGGAAAGGCGTTGGTGGAGCTGGCGGTGGTGGCTATCCATAG